The following are encoded together in the Anaerostipes caccae L1-92 genome:
- a CDS encoding SDR family NAD(P)-dependent oxidoreductase, translating into MGYLDLTGKGAIVTGAAGGLCLGMAEGLMEAGASVCIIDINPGAEKTAQEMTDRGFQCSFVIADIADDKEREQAFSEAVKLLGGTLDIIVNGAGVQRRHKSEEFPMKDWKFVLDVNLTAVFSLCQMAAKQFMVQQTKGKIINIASMLSFFGGYTVPAYAASKGAVAQITKAFCNEWAEKGINVNALAPGYMATEMNTALLDPENPRNKEITDRIPAHRWGTGEDMKGPCVFLASECSDYLNGAVIPVDGGYLVR; encoded by the coding sequence ATGGGATATTTAGATTTGACCGGGAAAGGCGCTATCGTGACGGGCGCGGCAGGAGGACTCTGTCTCGGTATGGCAGAGGGATTGATGGAAGCAGGGGCATCTGTCTGTATTATAGATATTAATCCCGGGGCTGAAAAGACGGCTCAAGAGATGACAGACAGAGGATTTCAGTGCAGTTTTGTGATCGCAGACATTGCAGATGACAAGGAGAGGGAGCAGGCATTTTCAGAAGCGGTGAAGCTTCTCGGAGGAACATTGGATATTATCGTCAACGGAGCGGGAGTACAGAGGCGGCATAAGAGCGAAGAATTTCCCATGAAAGACTGGAAGTTTGTGCTGGATGTGAATCTGACGGCGGTATTTTCCCTGTGTCAGATGGCAGCAAAACAGTTTATGGTCCAGCAGACAAAAGGAAAGATTATTAATATTGCGTCGATGCTTTCTTTTTTCGGAGGGTATACAGTGCCGGCCTATGCGGCATCTAAGGGGGCAGTGGCACAGATCACAAAGGCATTCTGCAATGAGTGGGCCGAGAAGGGGATCAATGTCAATGCGCTGGCGCCGGGTTATATGGCTACGGAGATGAATACGGCGCTTCTGGACCCTGAAAATCCGAGAAACAAAGAGATCACGGACAGGATTCCTGCCCACAGATGGGGGACCGGCGAAGATATGAAGGGACCGTGTGTCTTTTTGGCATCGGAGTGTTCCGATTATCTGAACGGCGCAGTGATCCCGGTAGATGGGGGATATTTGGTGAGATAG
- a CDS encoding C-terminal binding protein yields the protein MKVIITDCDHENIDIETKVLSDAGIEFKLTCARTEDEVIEQCAGADIFIVQYANISEKVMKALPELKYVVRYGVGVDTVDLKAAAEYGIQVGNVPDYGMNEVADHALALLLMMLRKTDQMNRFTKTTGWDYTQAIPIRRFSEQTVGVVGLGRIGRNFAEKAAALGFRVIGYDPMVNQGERIGNAEAVSFQELLKQSDAVSLHCPADGNQNLFDMEAFRVMKDSAVIVNAARGGIINEEDLDRALKEKVIAGAALDCMKSEPMMPDSSIFENENLIVTPHMAWYSEEAAMELKRKAAEEAVRFAKGEAIHYPVNRIEGGRYHE from the coding sequence ATGAAGGTGATTATTACAGACTGCGATCATGAAAACATTGATATCGAGACGAAAGTCCTGTCTGATGCGGGGATTGAATTTAAACTCACATGTGCCAGAACAGAAGATGAAGTGATTGAACAGTGCGCCGGGGCAGACATATTTATCGTTCAGTATGCCAATATTTCGGAAAAGGTTATGAAGGCACTGCCGGAGCTTAAATATGTGGTGAGATACGGGGTCGGCGTGGATACTGTGGATCTGAAAGCGGCAGCGGAGTATGGGATACAGGTTGGAAATGTACCGGATTACGGAATGAATGAAGTGGCAGACCACGCACTGGCTCTGCTTCTCATGATGCTCAGAAAAACTGATCAGATGAACCGGTTTACAAAGACGACTGGCTGGGATTATACGCAGGCGATCCCGATCCGCCGGTTTTCTGAACAGACCGTGGGGGTTGTCGGTCTGGGCCGTATCGGAAGAAATTTTGCTGAGAAAGCAGCAGCTCTCGGATTCCGGGTGATCGGATATGATCCCATGGTAAATCAGGGTGAACGGATCGGAAATGCAGAGGCCGTCAGCTTTCAAGAACTGCTGAAGCAGTCCGATGCCGTTTCTCTTCACTGTCCGGCAGACGGAAACCAGAATCTGTTTGATATGGAGGCATTCAGGGTAATGAAGGATTCAGCGGTCATCGTCAATGCAGCCAGAGGAGGGATCATCAATGAAGAAGACCTTGACCGTGCACTAAAGGAGAAAGTGATCGCAGGGGCAGCTCTTGACTGTATGAAATCGGAGCCTATGATGCCGGATTCTTCCATCTTCGAGAATGAGAATCTGATCGTGACCCCGCATATGGCGTGGTATTCTGAGGAGGCGGCTATGGAACTTAAGCGAAAAGCGGCCGAGGAGGCCGTGCGGTTTGCAAAGGGAGAAGCGATCCATTATCCGGTGAACCGGATCGAAGGGGGCAGATACCATGAATGA
- the eda gene encoding bifunctional 4-hydroxy-2-oxoglutarate aldolase/2-dehydro-3-deoxy-phosphogluconate aldolase codes for MNELLCEIESIGMVPVISLKDAEKAGALAKALSEGGIPCAEVTFRTDACVESIRRMKKACPEMLVGAGTVTMKEQAEEAAKAGAKFMVSPGFNHEVVEYCMGHNIAVIPGCSSPTDVEQAMKYGLHLVKFFPAEAAGGVRMLKSLSGPYSGMKFMPTGGITEANMGEYLELKQVAACGGSFMVPENLVEKGDFITIREMAKKAVHEMLGFELAHIGLNMKNRDEAMLAAGMFESVFGFQKSENDNSIFAGSYIEAMKSPFLGEKGHIAVRTNDAGRALSYFKRRGFSFREESAVYKMDGTLGAVYFREEIGGFAVHLVQK; via the coding sequence ATGAATGAACTTTTGTGTGAGATTGAGAGTATAGGAATGGTGCCAGTGATCAGCCTTAAAGATGCAGAGAAAGCCGGGGCTCTGGCAAAGGCCCTCAGTGAGGGCGGGATTCCGTGTGCGGAAGTGACATTCCGCACCGATGCCTGTGTGGAATCGATCCGAAGGATGAAAAAAGCCTGCCCGGAGATGCTCGTGGGAGCAGGTACGGTTACTATGAAAGAACAGGCAGAGGAGGCAGCCAAAGCCGGAGCAAAGTTTATGGTCAGTCCGGGTTTTAACCATGAGGTCGTTGAATACTGTATGGGGCATAACATTGCTGTGATACCGGGATGTTCAAGCCCTACGGATGTAGAGCAGGCAATGAAGTATGGGCTTCATCTTGTGAAATTCTTTCCGGCAGAGGCTGCAGGAGGGGTCAGGATGTTAAAATCTCTGTCAGGACCTTATTCCGGGATGAAGTTTATGCCTACCGGAGGGATTACGGAAGCCAACATGGGGGAATATCTGGAGCTTAAACAGGTCGCGGCCTGTGGAGGTTCGTTTATGGTACCGGAAAACCTCGTTGAGAAAGGCGATTTTATCACAATCAGGGAAATGGCTAAAAAGGCGGTCCATGAGATGCTTGGTTTTGAACTTGCCCATATAGGGCTGAACATGAAGAATCGGGATGAAGCCATGCTCGCCGCTGGAATGTTTGAGTCTGTTTTTGGATTCCAGAAGAGTGAAAACGATAATTCCATTTTTGCGGGAAGTTATATTGAGGCTATGAAGAGTCCGTTTTTAGGGGAGAAAGGCCACATTGCGGTGAGGACGAACGATGCCGGAAGGGCACTAAGTTATTTTAAAAGAAGAGGTTTTTCATTCAGGGAAGAAAGCGCAGTGTATAAAATGGATGGGACCCTTGGAGCTGTCTATTTCAGAGAGGAGATCGGGGGATTTGCAGTCCATCTGGTCCAGAAATAA
- a CDS encoding sugar kinase, whose translation MGKIMTFGEIMLRLSPPGNQRFIQASSFDVTYGGTEANIAAGLSNFGHEVSYVTKLPNNAVGECAAAVLRKSGVDCSGISYGGPRLGIYFLENGVSVRPSSVIYDRAGSSMAEAVPSDFDWKSLLSDVSWLHTSGITPVISKNAAQITLQALKTAKEMGITVSFDLNYRAKLWTENIPEKQGIMRELMNYVDICFGNARDAALVLGYEEAGMDFISGDYEDCVDEEHMQRVRRQYGFTYLISSLRESISASDNSYGAEAAGDFGLYRGKRYMVHIVDRVGSGDAFAAGFIHGITEGWTPQRALEFATASAALKHTIPGDMNYARAAEIETLASGGGAGRVVR comes from the coding sequence ATGGGAAAAATAATGACGTTCGGGGAGATCATGCTGAGACTCTCGCCTCCGGGAAACCAAAGATTCATTCAGGCCTCTTCATTTGATGTGACTTACGGCGGTACGGAAGCCAATATTGCGGCAGGGCTGTCTAATTTTGGACATGAGGTCTCCTACGTGACAAAGCTTCCGAACAATGCCGTCGGGGAATGTGCGGCAGCCGTGCTGAGGAAATCCGGAGTGGACTGCTCCGGGATCAGTTACGGCGGTCCAAGACTCGGCATTTATTTTCTGGAAAACGGAGTTTCTGTGCGGCCGTCCAGTGTAATTTATGACCGTGCAGGTTCTTCCATGGCAGAGGCGGTGCCGTCGGATTTTGACTGGAAATCCTTGCTTTCGGATGTATCCTGGCTGCATACATCGGGGATCACTCCGGTTATCAGCAAAAATGCGGCGCAGATCACTCTTCAGGCACTGAAAACAGCCAAAGAGATGGGGATTACGGTTTCCTTTGACCTCAACTACCGGGCCAAACTCTGGACAGAGAATATCCCAGAAAAGCAGGGTATCATGCGGGAACTGATGAATTATGTGGACATTTGTTTTGGAAATGCAAGGGATGCGGCGCTGGTGCTCGGATATGAAGAGGCAGGCATGGATTTTATCAGCGGAGACTATGAGGACTGTGTAGATGAAGAACATATGCAGAGAGTAAGAAGACAATATGGATTCACGTATCTGATCAGCTCTCTCAGGGAGAGCATTTCTGCTTCTGATAACAGTTATGGAGCGGAAGCTGCGGGGGATTTCGGCCTTTACCGGGGAAAACGGTATATGGTACACATTGTTGACCGGGTAGGATCAGGAGATGCGTTTGCCGCAGGGTTCATCCACGGGATCACGGAGGGCTGGACACCTCAGCGGGCGCTGGAATTTGCCACGGCATCGGCGGCACTCAAACATACGATACCCGGAGATATGAATTATGCCCGGGCAGCAGAGATTGAGACTCTGGCATCGGGCGGGGGCGCCGGCAGAGTCGTGAGATAG
- a CDS encoding helix-turn-helix transcriptional regulator, giving the protein MKTRIQELRKDQKVTQMELAESVGVTRQTIISLENGRYKASLVLAHKIAQFFGVTIEDIFIFDQEEENL; this is encoded by the coding sequence ATGAAAACAAGAATTCAGGAATTGAGAAAGGATCAAAAGGTGACGCAGATGGAGCTGGCCGAATCCGTAGGAGTGACCCGGCAGACCATTATCTCTCTGGAAAACGGCAGATACAAAGCCTCGCTTGTGCTGGCTCATAAGATTGCGCAGTTTTTTGGAGTAACGATCGAGGATATTTTTATATTTGATCAGGAGGAGGAAAACTTATGA